The segment TCCAGCCCGTTGAAGCCCTCGATGCCCAGGGAGGTCCCGGCCGACAGGGACAGCAGCACCATGACGCCGACCGTCCCGCCCCCCACCAGCAGCGCACCGGTCCCCCAGCTGATGTCGGAGAGGATCCTGAACGTCTCGAGCCGGTAGGTGCGCAGCGTCGCGGGGATCGCCCCCACCACCTTCGCGACGAAGGTCAGCTGGGCCCCCATCAGCTCCAGCGCGTTCCCCGGCGCCGCCATGGCGCGCCGGCCGGCGCGTTCCAGGCCGCTCATGCCATCCTCTGCGGCACGAGCATGACGTAGCCCTGGGTGATCACGACGTTGACGACGGCCAGGGCGATGACGCTGATCACCACGCTGGCGTTGACGGCGTCGGCGACGCCCTTGGGGCCGCCCTGCGCCGACAGACCCTTGTGGCACGCCACGATCGTGGCGATGAAGCCGAAGATCGCGGCCTTGGCCTCGGCGAGCAGCAGGTCGGAGGGCTGGGCGAAGCTCGTGAAGGACCCGATGTAGGTGCCCGAGCTGACGTCGCCGGACCCGACGTTGAGCGCGTAGCCGGTGGTCATGGCGGTGGCGGCCACCACCACGTTGAGGAGCAGGCCGACCGTGACCGCTGCGACCATGCGCGGTGCCACGATGCGCTGCGTCGGGTTGAGTCCCATGACCCGCATGGCGTCGATCTCCTCGCGCACGGTCTGCGAGCCGATCTGGGCACAGATGGCCGAGCCGACGGCTCCGGCCATGAGGAGCGAGGTGACGAGCGGCGCGCCCTGGCGGAGCACGCCGATGCCGTTGACCGCCCCGGAGAACGAGACCGCACCGATCTGCGACGCGACCGCACCGACCTGCACCGCCACGATCACGCCGAACGGGATCGCGACGAGGATCGTCGGCAGCAGGGCCACGCGCGTCATGAACCAGGCCTGCTCGACGTACTCGCGCCAGGCGAACCGGCCGCGCAGGATGTCGACGACGGCGAAGCGCAGGGACCCGAGGCCGAGGAGGATCATCTCGCCGAAGGTCTCGAGGCCGGCGTTGCCGGAGGCACGCAGGCCCGTGGCGGTGCGCGCCAGGCGTCCGGAGGCCGCGCCTGGGGGCACCGACGTGTCCGCGCTCATCCGACCTCCCTCACCGCCGCAGATGATACCTGTACGAAGGTACTAGTTCAGGGCCTCTCGGGGAAGAGAACGAGCCAGGAAGGCGTGGGTCACGTCACACGGCCCGGCGCAGCGGACCGTTCGGACGGTCGCGGACGGCCCCCACGGCAGCGCACGGGACCCGCGGCGACGGCGGGAGCGCCGTCGGCGGGGCGAGCCTCAGGGGCGACGGGCGGTGAGGAAGCGGGGCCGGTCCGCGAGGTCCACGTGGTCACGCACGTCGGACCAACGTCCGGCGAACACACCGGGGGCGGACTCGCCCTGCGCGTCGGCGTGCTCGGCCCCGACCGAGCCACCCGGGCGCAGCAGCCGCCACGCGGCCTGCTCGAGCGCACGCATGGCGTCGAGACCGTCGTCGCCCGACCACAGCGCGAGCGACGGGTCGTGGTCGCGCGCCTCGGGGGCGACGCTCTCCCAGGCCTCGAGCGGGATGTACGGCGGGTTGCAGACGACCACGTCGACGGTGCCGTCGAGGTCCGCGAACGCCTCGAAGGCGTCCCCGAGTCGAAGGTCGATGCCGGTGTCGCCCAGGTTGCGCTCGGCCCAGCCGTAGGCGGCCTCGTCGAGCTCGACGGCGTGCACCCGGGCCCGCGGCACCTCGTGCACGATCGACAACGCGATGGCGCCCGAGCCGGTGCAGAGGTCCACGACCACCGGCGGCTCCTCGCGTGCGGCGACGACGGCGGCCGCCTGCTCGACGGCCCACCCCGCGAGCAGCTCGGTCTCGGGACGGGGGACGAAGACCCCCGGGCCGACCTCGAGGTCGACGTAGCGGAACCCGGCCGAGCCGGTGAGGTGCTGCAGCGGGACCCGCCGGGCCCGCGCCTGGACCATGTCGCGGTACACCTGCGCCTGGGGACCCTGCGGCCGTGCGGTCAGGAGCAGGCCGCGTGGCGTCCCGGTCACGTGGGCGAGCAGGATCTCGGCGTCGACCCGCGGCGACGCGACGCCTCCGGCCGTCAGCGTGTCCGTGGCCTCGTCCAGGAGCCGCTCGGCCTGGCTGCGCACTCGGCTCACGCTCTCGTCCCGTCGACCGACTCGAGTCGTTCGGCGAGGTCGGAGTCCACGAGGGAGCCGATCACGTCGTCGAGCGCGCCGTCCATCACGGCATCGAGGTTGTAGGCCTTGTACCCGGTGCGATGGTCGGAGATCCGGTTCTCGGGGAAGGTGTAGGTGCGCACCCGCTCCGAGCGGTCCATGGTGCGGATCTGGGACCTGCGGGCGTCCGAGGCCTCGGCGTCCGCTGCGGCCTGGGCCGCCTCGAGCAGCCGCGCCCGGAGGATCCGCAGGGCCTGCTCCTTGTTCTGCAGCTGGCTCTTCTCGTTCTGGCAGCTCACCACGAGGCCCGACGGCAGGTGGGTGATGCGCACCGCCGAGTCGGTCGTGTTCACGCTCTGACCACCCGGGCCGGAGGACCGGAAGACGTCGATGCGCAGGTCGGCGTCGTGGATCTCGACGTCGACGTCCTCGGCCTCGGGCAGCACCAGGACGCCGGCCGCCGACGTGTGGATCCGTCCCTGCGACTCGGTGACGGGGACGCGCTGCACGCGGTGCACCCCGCCCTCGAACTTGAGCAGCGCGTACGGTGCCTGACCGGGCTCCGGCGTGCCCTTCGCCGCGACCGAGGCGGTGACCGACTTGTAGCCACCGAGAGCGGACTCCGTGGCGTCGATGATCTCGACCCGCCAGCCCTTGCGCTCGGCGAACCTGGTGTACATGCGCAGCAGGTCGGCGGCGAAGAGTGCCGACTCCTCGCCACCCTCCCCGCCCTTGACCTCCAGGATCACGTCCTTGCCGTCGGCGGGATCCCGCGGGACGAGCAGGCGCTGGAGCCGCTCGGCGAGGGCTGCACGCGTCGCCTCGAGCTCGGCCGCCTCGTCGTCGAGCTCGAGCTCACGCGCGGCCTGCAGGTCCTCGACCGCCTGCTGCCACTCGCGGTAGGTGCCCACCACGGCGCCGAGCTCGGCATACCGCCGGCCGACGCGCTTGGCACGGCCGGCATCGGCGTGCAGGGCGGGATCGGCCATCTGCCGCTCGAGCTCGGCGTGCTCGGCGACCAGGCCCTCGACAGCCTCGAACATGGCGATCCTCTCGTGCCCTCGGCGTCTCGACGACGCGTCCGGTCCCTGGGCCGGCGGCCCTGGGACGACGACGCCGACCCGTCCCTCGAGGGATCGGGTCGGCGTGTCGGAGGAGCTACTTCTTGCCGTAGCGCTTCTCGAACCGGGCCACGCGGCCGCCGGTGTCGAGGATCTTCTGCTTGCCCGTGTAGAACGGGTGGCAGGCCGAGCACACGTCGGCACGGAGGGATCCCTCGGTGGCGGTGCTGCGGGTGGTGAACGAGTTGCCGCAGGTGCAGGTGACCTGAGTCTCGACGTACGTGGGGTGGATGTCGCGCTTCATGATGTCCTCTCGTCGGTACTGGGTCGGACCGCGGCGCGGGCCGTGAACCAGGACCAAGGCTGGATTCTGCCAGGGGCACCCTGGTCAACCCAAATCGTGCCCCGTCTGTTCCCCACCCCGATGCCCGTGACCGGCGCGCCGCGCCCGCCGGTGCGTGGGGTGGAGGACCCGCTCAGGAGGCGAGCAGGGCCTCGATGTCGGAGGCGATCTTCTCGGGCTTGGTGGTCGAGCCGTACCGCTTGACCACGTTGCCCTCGGTGTCGATGAGGAACTTGGTGAAGTTCCACTTGATCTTGTTCCCGGCGAACCCGCTCTTCTCGCTGCGCAGCCACTGGTAGAGCGGGTGCGCGTCGTCGCCGTTGACCTCGACCTGCGAGAACATCGGGAAGCTGACCCCGTAGTTCCGCTCGCAGAAGGCGGCGGTGTCGTCGTCGGAGTCGGGGTTCTGCCCGCCGAACTGGTCGCACGGGAAGCCCAGCACCACGAGGCCGCGGTCGGCGTAGCTCGCGTAGAGCTCCTCCAGGCCGGCCAGCTGTGGTGTGAAGCCGCACTGGGTCGCCGTGTTCACGACGAGCAGCACCTTGCCCCGGTAGTCGGCGAGCTCGCGCGGGGTTCCGTCGATCGCGTTCGCGGTGAAGTCGTATGCAGTGGTCACGCGCTCATCCTAGGTTCACGGCCCGAGCGCCGCAGGAGTCCTCGATCCTGCACACACCTCCTGATCCCGCGAAAGCCCGACGAGGCGGCGCACCCCGCCCTACGATGTCGGCACGGCGGTGGATGGGGAGCCATCCAGCAGGGACGCCGGGACGAGGGAGTCGTCATGAAGTCGTTCGCCTGTGGGGACGTCGTCCCCGGGTGCACCGCCCGGTGGGAGGAGCCGTCCGACGAGGCCGTCCTCGCGCGCGTGGCCGACCACGCTGCGGCGGTCCACGGCCTGGTGGAGGTCCCGGCCGAGCTGGTCGCGGCGGTCCGGGCCTCGATCCGCACCACACCCGCACCCGTCTGATGTCCGTCGCACCCTGGGTCGTCTCGACGCCCCAGCGGATCGATGCCGACGTCGCCTTCAGTCCGATCCTCGACCTCGCGCGCGGCGTGGTGGCCGGCTACCAGACGGTGGCCTCCCCGGTGGGCGCACGCCGGTCGCAGGACGTCGTCGACGACCCGTGCTCGATCATGACCGCCGCTCTCGCGGCCGCGGCGACGTTGCCCCCCGACACGTTCCTGACCGTCCCCCTGGGGCTGGGCGACGGGGGCCCCGGCGACCTCGACGACCCGGCGCTCATGTCGGTCCTGACGTCACGCGGCGACCTGTCCGGCGTGGTGCTGGACCTGCGCGCCGTCCCCGAGGACGTGGGCGCCGCACCGACAGCCCGCCTCGAGGGTCTGCGCGAGGCGGGCGCCAGCGTGGCGCTCGGGGGCGAGCAGGCGGCCCAGCCCACGCTGCGCAGCGTCATCCGCTTGCGTCCCTCGATCGTCCGGCTCGGCCGCGCCTGGGTCGAGGGGATCGAGCACAGCGCGGAGAAGCGGGACGCCATCGAGGTGACGGGCACCATGGCCGCCCAGCTGGACGCCTGGCTGCTCGCCGAGGGGGTCAGCACGGCCGCGGAGCTCCGCACCCTCTCCGAGCTCGGCGTCCCGCTGGCTCAGGGACCGCTCGTCGGCCCGGCCCGACGGGTGTGGCAGAGCGCCGCGCCCCAGGCTCATCGAGCCCTGCCCCGGGACCGGGCACCGGCCGGGGACGGCGTCCTTCGCGACCTGGTCCGCCGTGCCTACACGACCGACGACGTCGGCTCGGCCCGATCGGTGCTGGCGGAGACGGTCGGCTTCGAGGTCGTCGTCGCCGTCGACGAGCACCGGCGTCCGCACGCGGTCCTGATCAAGGACGACCACGGGCGGTGGCAGTCCAGCGACGTGCTGGCCGTGCACGTGGACACCCCGCTCGGCGACGCCGTCGCCCGGGCGATGGCACGCCCGCGCAGCACCCGGTTCGGGCCGCTGGCGTGCACCGACTCCGCGGGCGGGTTCCTCGGCGTCCTCCACCTGGAGGACCTCATGACCCACCTGGCCGGCCGGGCCTGAGCGGGCTCGCGGACGCATCCGCGAGCCCGCCCGACCGACGACCGGTGCTCAAGCCAGCGGCGTGCGCGAGAGCTGGAGCAGCAGCTCCCCGTTGCTCCCGGTCGCACCGAGCCGCTCGGCCACGGCGTCGAGGGCCTCGCGCGGCTCGCGACCGGCCAGGGCGCGACGCAGCCCGGCGACGATCTCGAGCTCCTGCGGGTCGAGGAGCAGCTCCTCGTGGTGGGTCCGCGAGGCGATGACGTCGACGGCCGGGAAGACCGTCCCGCGGTCGTCGACGACGAGCCGCAGCGTGCTGTTGGCCGCACCGTCGAGCTCCTCGAGCACCGTCTCGTCCACGGCCGAGCCGGTCTCGACGAGGGCGGTGGCGACGATGGTGAGCGATCCACCGTCCTCGGCGTTGCGGGCGGCCCCGAAGAGCGCCTTGACCGGGTGCAGGGCCGACGCGTCGACGCCCGCGGTCACCCGTCCGGAAGCCGGCGTCGCCTGGTGGTAGGCGCGACCGAGCCGCGTGATGGAGTCCAGCAGCACCACGACGTCGTGACCGAGCTCGACCAGACGCTTGGCCCGCTCGACGGCGAGCTCGGCGACGATCGTGTGGTCGGTGGCCGGCCGGTCGAAGGTGGAGGCGATGACCTCGCCCTTCACCGCACGCTGCAGCTGCGTGACCTCCTCGGGCCGCTCGTCGACGAGCACCACCATGAGGTGGCACTCGGGGTTGTTCGTCGTGACGGCCTCGGCGGCCGCGCGCACGAGGGTGGTGCGGCCGGCCCGCGGCGGCGCGACGACGAGGCTGCGCTGACCCTTGCCGATCGGCGCGAAGAGGTCGACCAGCCGCGTCGTGACCAGCGTCGGGTCGGTCTCCAGGCGCAGACGTTCGTCGGGGTGCACCGGGGTCAGACCGGCGAACTCGACCCGGCCACGAGCGTCCTCCAGGGGCATCCCGTTGACCGTGTCGACCCGCACCATGGGGTTGAACTTCTCCTTGCGCTCCCCCTCACGGGGCTGGCGCACCTGACCGGTGACGGCGTCGCCCTTGCGAAGACCCCACTTGCGCACCATCGACAGGGACACGTACACGTCGTTCTCGCTGGGCAGGTAGCCCGTGGTGCGCACGAAGGCGTAGTTGTCGAGGATGTCGAGGATGCCGGCCGCGGGGACCAGCACGTCGTCGTCGGCGTAGGTGGGCTCGCCGTCGGCGCCTCGGCCGCCACGGTTGCGGCCGCGTCGGTTGCGGCGGCGACCACCGTTCTCGTCGTCGACGTCGTTCTGGCCCCGGTCGTTCTGGTTCTTGTCGTTCTGGCCCCGGTCGTTCTGGCCCTTGTCGCTCTGGTTCTTGTCGTTCTGGTTCTTGTCGTTCTGGTTCTTGTCGTTCTGGTTCTTCGCGCCCTGGTTCTTCGGTCCGCCGGAGCGCTGGGCATCGTCCTGGCCCTGCCCGCGGCCGCCCTGCTTCGGGCCGTCCTGGTTCTTCTGGCCGTCGTTCTTCTGCCCGTCCTGGTTCTTCGGGGCGTCCTGCTTCTTCGGGGCGCCCTGGGCCCGCTGGCCGTCACGCTTCCTGCCGTCCTGGTCCTGGGGAGCGCCCTGTTCGTGGGGGGCACCGCCCTGAGGGGCGTCGTCCTGGCCACGGCGGTCCTGCTCCTCGGTCGGCGTCTGCTCCGTCGCGGGCTCACGGCGCGCACCGGCCCGGGTCCGCGGTCCGCGCTCGTCCTTCGCCTCGACTGCGGGAGCCTCGACCGGTGCGGCCTGGACCGCGCTGGTGGCCGTCTCGCCACGGGCCTGCTTGATGGCGTCGATCAGCTCGCCCTTGCGCAGCTTGGCGGCGTCGGCGATGCCGAGA is part of the Aeromicrobium sp. Leaf245 genome and harbors:
- a CDS encoding DUF1059 domain-containing protein, with translation MKSFACGDVVPGCTARWEEPSDEAVLARVADHAAAVHGLVEVPAELVAAVRASIRTTPAPV
- a CDS encoding ABC transporter permease; this translates as MSADTSVPPGAASGRLARTATGLRASGNAGLETFGEMILLGLGSLRFAVVDILRGRFAWREYVEQAWFMTRVALLPTILVAIPFGVIVAVQVGAVASQIGAVSFSGAVNGIGVLRQGAPLVTSLLMAGAVGSAICAQIGSQTVREEIDAMRVMGLNPTQRIVAPRMVAAVTVGLLLNVVVAATAMTTGYALNVGSGDVSSGTYIGSFTSFAQPSDLLLAEAKAAIFGFIATIVACHKGLSAQGGPKGVADAVNASVVISVIALAVVNVVITQGYVMLVPQRMA
- the prfA gene encoding peptide chain release factor 1; protein product: MFEAVEGLVAEHAELERQMADPALHADAGRAKRVGRRYAELGAVVGTYREWQQAVEDLQAARELELDDEAAELEATRAALAERLQRLLVPRDPADGKDVILEVKGGEGGEESALFAADLLRMYTRFAERKGWRVEIIDATESALGGYKSVTASVAAKGTPEPGQAPYALLKFEGGVHRVQRVPVTESQGRIHTSAAGVLVLPEAEDVDVEIHDADLRIDVFRSSGPGGQSVNTTDSAVRITHLPSGLVVSCQNEKSQLQNKEQALRILRARLLEAAQAAADAEASDARRSQIRTMDRSERVRTYTFPENRISDHRTGYKAYNLDAVMDGALDDVIGSLVDSDLAERLESVDGTRA
- a CDS encoding glutathione peroxidase, with amino-acid sequence MTTAYDFTANAIDGTPRELADYRGKVLLVVNTATQCGFTPQLAGLEELYASYADRGLVVLGFPCDQFGGQNPDSDDDTAAFCERNYGVSFPMFSQVEVNGDDAHPLYQWLRSEKSGFAGNKIKWNFTKFLIDTEGNVVKRYGSTTKPEKIASDIEALLAS
- the prmC gene encoding peptide chain release factor N(5)-glutamine methyltransferase; this encodes MSRVRSQAERLLDEATDTLTAGGVASPRVDAEILLAHVTGTPRGLLLTARPQGPQAQVYRDMVQARARRVPLQHLTGSAGFRYVDLEVGPGVFVPRPETELLAGWAVEQAAAVVAAREEPPVVVDLCTGSGAIALSIVHEVPRARVHAVELDEAAYGWAERNLGDTGIDLRLGDAFEAFADLDGTVDVVVCNPPYIPLEAWESVAPEARDHDPSLALWSGDDGLDAMRALEQAAWRLLRPGGSVGAEHADAQGESAPGVFAGRWSDVRDHVDLADRPRFLTARRP
- the rpmE gene encoding 50S ribosomal protein L31, coding for MKRDIHPTYVETQVTCTCGNSFTTRSTATEGSLRADVCSACHPFYTGKQKILDTGGRVARFEKRYGKK
- the rho gene encoding transcription termination factor Rho, producing the protein MTDSPNDQAAPDTSGAAAEPTTKPARRAGGALGGKVLAELREIASGLGIADAAKLRKGELIDAIKQARGETATSAVQAAPVEAPAVEAKDERGPRTRAGARREPATEQTPTEEQDRRGQDDAPQGGAPHEQGAPQDQDGRKRDGQRAQGAPKKQDAPKNQDGQKNDGQKNQDGPKQGGRGQGQDDAQRSGGPKNQGAKNQNDKNQNDKNQNDKNQSDKGQNDRGQNDKNQNDRGQNDVDDENGGRRRNRRGRNRGGRGADGEPTYADDDVLVPAAGILDILDNYAFVRTTGYLPSENDVYVSLSMVRKWGLRKGDAVTGQVRQPREGERKEKFNPMVRVDTVNGMPLEDARGRVEFAGLTPVHPDERLRLETDPTLVTTRLVDLFAPIGKGQRSLVVAPPRAGRTTLVRAAAEAVTTNNPECHLMVVLVDERPEEVTQLQRAVKGEVIASTFDRPATDHTIVAELAVERAKRLVELGHDVVVLLDSITRLGRAYHQATPASGRVTAGVDASALHPVKALFGAARNAEDGGSLTIVATALVETGSAVDETVLEELDGAANSTLRLVVDDRGTVFPAVDVIASRTHHEELLLDPQELEIVAGLRRALAGREPREALDAVAERLGATGSNGELLLQLSRTPLA
- a CDS encoding EAL domain-containing protein, coding for MSVAPWVVSTPQRIDADVAFSPILDLARGVVAGYQTVASPVGARRSQDVVDDPCSIMTAALAAAATLPPDTFLTVPLGLGDGGPGDLDDPALMSVLTSRGDLSGVVLDLRAVPEDVGAAPTARLEGLREAGASVALGGEQAAQPTLRSVIRLRPSIVRLGRAWVEGIEHSAEKRDAIEVTGTMAAQLDAWLLAEGVSTAAELRTLSELGVPLAQGPLVGPARRVWQSAAPQAHRALPRDRAPAGDGVLRDLVRRAYTTDDVGSARSVLAETVGFEVVVAVDEHRRPHAVLIKDDHGRWQSSDVLAVHVDTPLGDAVARAMARPRSTRFGPLACTDSAGGFLGVLHLEDLMTHLAGRA